A genome region from Ursus arctos isolate Adak ecotype North America unplaced genomic scaffold, UrsArc2.0 scaffold_18, whole genome shotgun sequence includes the following:
- the LOC113266264 gene encoding olfactory receptor 1J4-like has translation MRLKNQSSMSEFLLLGLPIRPEQQGVFFALFLGMYLTTVLGNLLIVLLIRLDSRLHTPMYFFLSHLAFSDISLSSVIVPKMLMNMQTQQQGIPYVGCIFQMYFFIVFGCLDNFLLAVMAYDRYVAICQPLHYTTIMRQELCISLVAGSWFFCCIHALLHTLLLVQLPFCANNTIPHFFCDLTVLLKISCSDISLNELVIFTEGGMLFILPLSSILGSYIRIGTTVLRIPSTKGLFKAFSTCGSHLFVVSLYYGTLAGVYFFSSSRDFKDKDIIASVMYTVVTPMLNPFIYSLRNKDIKQALEIFVKRDNF, from the coding sequence ATGAGGCTGAAGAATCAGAGCAGCATGTCCGAGTtcctcctcctggggctccccATCCGGCCAGAGCAGCAGGGCGTGTTCTTCGCCCTGTTCCTGGGCATGTACCTGACCACGGTGCTGGGGAACCTGCTCATCGTCCTGCTCATCAGGCTGGACTCTCGCCTCCAcactcccatgtacttcttcctcagccACTTGGCCTTCTCTGATATTTCCCTTTCATCTGTTATAGTTCCAAAGATGCTCATGAACATGCAGACTCAGCAACAAGGCATTCCCTATGTGGGGTGCATTTTtcagatgtattttttcatagtttttggtTGTCTCGATAACTTCCTTCTTGCAGTGATGGCATATGACAGATATGTGGCCATCTGTCAGCCACTCCACTACACCACTATCATGAGGCAGGAGCTGTGTATCTCATTAGTAGCTGGGTCCTGGTTCTTCTGTTGCATCCATGCCCTGTTGCACACCCTCCTCTTGGTCCAACTGCCCTTCTGTGCTAATAACACCATCCCCCACTTCTTCTGTGACCTCACTGTGCTCCTGAAGATAAGCTGCTCAGACATCTCTCTCAATGAGCTGGTCATCTTTACTGAAGGAGGAATGCTTTTCATCCTGCCTTTGAGTAGTATCTTGGGCTCATATATTCGTATAGGAACAACTGTCCTGAGGATCCCCTCTACTAAGGGACTCTTTAAAGCCTTTTCTACCTGTGGCTCCCATCTTTTTGTGGTGTCTCTATACTATGGGACACTTGCAGGTGTTTACTTTTTCTCCTCATCAAGGGACTTCAAAGACAAAGACATTATTGCTTCAGTCATGTATACAGTAGTTACCCCTATGTTGAACCCCTTCATCTATAGCCTGAGGAACAAAGATATAAAACAGGCCCTAGAAATATTTGTCAAGAGGGATAACTTTTAA
- the LOC113266266 gene encoding tubulin beta chain-like, translating to MNVDPNNVKIAAILSFPCDIQSQEPKMSATFMGSSTTIQELCKAFLHWYTSKGMDEVELTEAKSSMHDLVSEYQQYQDVRAKEEGEFEEKAEEEVA from the exons atgaatgtggaTCCCAACAATGTGAAAATAGCTGCCATTCTGTCTTTCCCCTGTGACATTCAGTCCCAGGAGCCAAAAATGTCTGCCACCTTCATGGGCAGCAGCACCACCATCCAGGAGCT GTGCAAGGCCTTCCTGCACTGGTACACAAGCAAGGGCATGGATGAGGTGGAGCTCACTGAGGCCAAGAGCAGCATGCATGACCTGGTGTCCGAGTATCAGCAGTACCAGGATGTCAGGGCCAAGGAGGAGGGTGAATttgaggagaaggcagaggaggaggtgGCCTAA